One part of the Candidatus Neomarinimicrobiota bacterium genome encodes these proteins:
- a CDS encoding shikimate kinase — translation MSPKNNIYILGFMGVGKSVTGKLLAERLNRQFVDTDNLIESRAGKPITKIFEQDGDEQFRQLETSVLKEVAEENNSVISCGGGIVMKDENMDLIRKSGRSIFLNASIDTLLERAGDSTERPLLNRLSEEEKRKKIKEILALRLPIYLSADITLDTNDKSPEVVVDELIGLLNR, via the coding sequence GTGTCCCCAAAAAATAACATATATATTTTGGGGTTTATGGGCGTCGGTAAAAGCGTCACCGGTAAACTGTTAGCGGAAAGACTTAACCGCCAATTTGTCGATACGGACAATCTGATTGAATCTCGTGCCGGGAAACCCATAACAAAAATATTTGAGCAAGACGGTGATGAGCAATTCAGACAGTTAGAAACTTCCGTGTTGAAGGAAGTGGCTGAAGAAAATAATTCCGTTATCTCCTGCGGAGGAGGAATCGTGATGAAGGACGAAAATATGGATCTGATCCGTAAATCCGGAAGAAGTATATTTCTAAACGCATCGATCGATACACTGCTTGAGCGGGCGGGCGATTCAACTGAAAGACCTCTTCTTAATCGATTATCAGAAGAAGAAAAACGCAAAAAAATTAAAGAGATTCTGGCATTGAGGCTTCCAATCTATCTGTCGGCGGATATCACGTTGGACACAAATGATAAATCCCCTGAGGTCGTAGTTGATGAACTCATCGGACTATTGAACCGATGA
- a CDS encoding 3-dehydroquinate synthase, protein MIERYEEIIVELGSRSYPVRIGNGISTAIGAELNKLKAGNKIGIVTDENVAKLYLKPIVDSLESAGFDVTSLTIPPGEASKSLSVISDLYDTFLNNRFERNSTILSLGGGVVGDVAGFAAATLLRGVNYIQLPTTLLAQVDSSVGGKVGINHSKGKNLIGAFYQPKAVIIDTDFLLTLPQREIHCGMAEVIKYGLILDSEFTDFISDNFPALPDDKHNEFLGRIIKRCVELKAEVVRVDEKENDYRRILNFGHTVGHGVEAIVPRGSITHGEAIAFGMKAAVRLSERLGLLNSDAAAKALRLLDSIPVHISVKELDVEKILDSMKSDKKVRDGEIHFVLLDKIGNTVIRSGIDEKMIKESIEKTQQAMQ, encoded by the coding sequence ATGATTGAGCGATATGAGGAAATAATCGTGGAACTCGGTTCCCGCTCCTATCCCGTGCGGATTGGAAACGGGATTTCTACTGCTATTGGCGCCGAACTGAATAAGCTAAAAGCCGGAAACAAAATCGGTATCGTGACTGACGAAAATGTTGCAAAACTTTATCTTAAACCGATAGTTGATTCGCTTGAATCAGCAGGATTTGATGTCACTTCTCTGACAATCCCTCCGGGAGAAGCATCAAAATCCTTATCCGTGATTTCTGATTTATACGACACTTTCCTGAATAACCGTTTCGAGCGAAACTCGACAATCCTTTCATTAGGAGGCGGCGTTGTGGGAGATGTGGCCGGATTCGCAGCCGCAACATTACTTCGGGGCGTAAATTACATACAGCTCCCCACCACACTCCTGGCGCAGGTGGATTCCAGCGTCGGCGGAAAGGTCGGAATCAATCACTCTAAAGGGAAAAACCTCATCGGCGCTTTCTATCAGCCCAAAGCGGTCATCATCGACACTGATTTTCTACTGACCCTCCCTCAGCGGGAAATACACTGCGGCATGGCAGAAGTAATTAAATACGGACTTATACTTGACAGCGAATTTACCGATTTTATATCGGACAATTTCCCGGCACTCCCGGACGATAAGCACAACGAGTTTCTCGGTAGAATAATAAAACGATGCGTGGAACTTAAGGCTGAAGTGGTTCGCGTGGACGAGAAAGAGAACGATTACCGCAGGATTCTGAATTTCGGTCATACCGTCGGACATGGTGTGGAGGCGATAGTTCCCCGGGGCAGTATCACTCACGGTGAAGCGATCGCGTTCGGAATGAAGGCAGCTGTCCGTTTATCCGAACGGCTTGGTCTTCTGAATTCCGACGCTGCTGCAAAAGCTCTAAGATTGTTGGATTCGATTCCCGTTCACATTTCTGTCAAAGAACTGGACGTCGAAAAAATATTGGACAGTATGAAATCAGACAAAAAGGTCAGAGATGGAGAAATCCATTTTGTTCTACTCGATAAAATCGGAAATACGGTTATCCGTTCAGGTATAGACGAAAAAATGATAAAAGAGTCTATCGAAAAAACACAGCAGGCTATGCAATGA